A window from Garra rufa chromosome 14, GarRuf1.0, whole genome shotgun sequence encodes these proteins:
- the LOC141284285 gene encoding amino acid transporter heavy chain SLC3A2, producing the protein MTLKVEGDPGYGSVSAGGRFADLDSSESVPLLIPDIQQRQHVWKPLNREELLKCAGGPGWKKFRSRLVLCFWIGWLIMLGTAIAIIIQTPRMESPSLHWWQRDVFYHLQPAHFMDADGDEVSRISRVSEQLPYLKSLGVGAVILEGLFQHDISPTNLTEIDRNLGTLVQFTQFITESRKAGVRVMLDLCELDLFEQKSGNDTDVWSGPSEHIQYSLRYWLEHGVSGFGICDTDAAFSAKTLMEWNVLMQEFNSQDDERILMVRQTDNTLPALNVSSIAVNGSLVELVIKSLIPASHHPLSPTEVAEAMEASLQMPQGDWPSWTVGGGVPWELHRAILVLIMTLPGTPIIKYGDEVSLVQDLDQPYQPLALFHSLSQSRAREEALHFGRFTFLSFNASMSPSSPNSTATPPLAFLRSWGCVHFLVLFNLGSEPHTLDPDWAPSLPEGGVFVTSTGLDRLGPVSLKSIKMQPHEAIVIKLFESDNS; encoded by the exons ATGACGCTGAAGGTTGAAGGTGATCCGGGCTATGGCAGCGTATCTGCTGGAGGTCGATTCGCCGATCTGGACAGCTCAGAGTCCGTGCCTCTCCTTATCCCTGACATTCAGCAGCGCCAGCACGTCTGGAAGCCCCTGAACAGAGAAGAGCTGCTGAAATGCGCCGGAGGACCGGGATGGAAGAAGTTTCGTTCTCGTCTTGTGCTTTGCTTCTGGATTGGCTGGCTGATAATGCTGGGCACTGCAATCGCAATAATCATTCAGACACCGCGGATGGAATCTCCTTCACTGCACTGGTGGCAGAGGGACGTGTTTTACCACCTGCAGCCCGCACACTTCATGGATGCAGACGGTGACGAGGTCAGCCGTATCAGCA GGGTGTCTGAGCAGCTCCCTTATCTGAAATCACTGGGGGTCGGGGCAGTGATCCTGGAGGGGTTGTTCCAGCATGACATCTCTCCTACCAACCTGACAGAGATTGACCGAAATCTGGGCACACTTGTACAATTTACACAGTTTATCACAGAGAGCCGCAAAGCAG GTGTGAGAGTGATGCTGGACCTTTGTGAGCTGGATCTGTTTGAGCAGAAGTCGGGTAATGACACTGATGTTTGGTCCGGTCCATCAGAGCACATTCAA TACTCATTAAGGTATTGGCTGGAGCATGGTGTATCAGGGTTTGGGATCTGTGACACAGATGCAGCCTTCTCTGCAAAG ACCCTAATGGAGTGGAATGTGCTGATGCAAGAATTCAATTCACAAGATGATGAAAG AATACTGATGGTGAGGCAAACAGATAACACTCTTCCAGCACTCAATGTGTCCAGCATTGCTGTTAATGGCTCACTGGTGGAGCTAGTTATAAAGTCACTGATTCCCGCATCACACCATCCGCTGTCTCCTACTGAGGTGGCTGAGGCCATGGAGGCCAGTCTGCAGATGCCACAAGGAGACTGGCCGAGCTGGACC GTGGGTGGAGGAGTACCATGGGAGCTGCATAGAGCAATTTTAGTCCTGATCATGACTTTACCTGGGACGCCCATCATCAAATATGGAGATGAGGTCAGTCTAGTTCAG GATCTGGATCAGCCGTATCAACCTTTAGCCCTCTTCCATTCACTGAGTCAGTCGCGTGCCCGTGAAGAGGCTCTACACTTTGGCAGATTCACCTTCCTTTCCTTCAATGCCAGCATGTCACCCTCCAGCCCTAATTCTACAGCCACACCTCCTTTAGCTTTCCTGCGTTCATGGGGCTGCGTTCACTTCCTGGTCCTGTTTAATTTGGGTTCTGAACCTCACACACTGGATCCAGACTGGGCTCCTAGTCTACCTGAAGGTGGGGTGTTTGTGACCAGCACAGGTCTTGATCGATTAGGCCCTGTTTCTCTGAAATCAATAAAAATGCAGCCGCACGAGGCCATTGTCATAAAACTGTTTGAATCTGACAACTCTTAA